The genomic interval AATATAAAAATCTTGAGAAAAAGTTGGTGTCTCTGATTTTACATAAGCTACTGAATCTTTATCGTAAATTATAAGTGGATTTGATGATTCTGTATTAAAATCAAATGAAAGATTAAATTTATTAAAATCTATTGCTTTAATTTTAATTAACTTATTATATAATTGCGGTTTATCTGTCTGTAAATCAATTTTAAAGGGAGTTTTGCCATAAACATCTTCTTGCCTATACTTTCCTTCTTTAAGATAATCTATATAAAACTGTAAACTTCTTACAACTTTTTCATTATGTGTTCTTGAAGTTAAAATTATTTTAGAAGTTTCTACCAAATCACTTGCACCACCCCAATTAAAAGCAATATTAGTTCCTGTAGAAAATAAAGGATTGTTTTCTTCCTTTACTGAAATTGTAGTATCTAAACTAAATATTCTTTGCTGATATCCATTTACAAATTTGGCAATCATAAAAGCAATAAATAACGCTATTGCGAAAAGCTTCCAATAAGCAATAACCTTATATACATAAGACTTTAAATCTATACTTACATTATTGTTATTATTGTTAGTACTCATATAATTATAAATTTCTAACTAATAAAATTGTTGAAGTTACTAATGAAAACACTGACAATAAAGTGGTTAAACTTTGTAAACCAGTTGTTCCAGTTCCTAAAGACTTTTGTTTTATAGGCGTGACATTTATTATATCATTAGGTTTAATATAAAACAAATCTGAATCTAAAGCATCTACTTTTGTTAAGTCAATCGTAAAAACTTTATTTCCTTCTATAGATTTTCTATAAATCTTAACTTCTTTTCGGTTCCCTACTAAAGTAATATCACCAGAAAAAGCAATGGCATCAAAAATAGTTACATGATTTTGGTAAATAACTTTTGGACCAGGATTCTCAATCTCTCCAATTACATTGAATTTAATTCCAGCCAGTTTTACTGTCACAAAAACATCGTTTTTATCTTTAAACATTTTCCACAGCTCTTTTTCTAGTTTCTTTCTAACTTCTACTGTGGTATAACCTAAAACATTCATCTCTCCCAAATACGGCAATCTAATATTACCTTTATTATCTACTGAATACCCTCTTAAATAACCTTCTCCACTATTAAATGATTGATTACCTCCATTTCCTCCAGAATTATTCTGAGTATTACTGTTCTTTGAAAACATTTTCACTAAATCTTCATCAACAGCATTTATCTCTATAAATATAGCATCTTCAACCTGCAATCTATATGGGGTATTATTTAATTTACGAATTTCTCTTTCATTTTGTGGAGTTCCTTGTAAATATGTCAAATCTTTATTGGGTACACAACCAACAAAAACAGACAAAAGAAGCACAAGCAATACTATTTTTTTCATCATTAAGAAAAAGGATTAATTACACAAATATACTTTTTATGACTGTATTAGTATAATTTTTATTTTAATTTCGTTTTTATTATCAAAATTGATGTTTTACCAACACATTCAGTATTTAAAATTTTTAACAAAATCTACCAATCAACATGGGGTACACTCTCCATTTGTTTATAATTTAGTAACTCTATCTTTATATAAAAAAACGGATGCAAAAACTTTAAATGAGCATACATTATTTAAAAAAGGACTTTTAAATAATAAAAACTTCATCAATGTAACAGATTTTGGTTCGGGTTCAAAAATATTTAAAAGTGAAAAAAGACAGGTTTCTAAAATTGCGAAAATTGCAGGAATTTCAAATAAAAAAACTCAATTATTAATTAAATTAATAACATATTTTAAACCTGAAAACGTTTTAGAAATTGGTACTTCTCTCGGAATTGGTACAACTGCAATTCATTTAGCTAATCCAAAAAACAATATTATAACTTTAGAAGGTTGCCCTGAAACAAGTAAGGTTGCTAAAAAT from Lutibacter sp. Hel_I_33_5 carries:
- a CDS encoding polysaccharide biosynthesis/export family protein, translating into MMKKIVLLVLLLSVFVGCVPNKDLTYLQGTPQNEREIRKLNNTPYRLQVEDAIFIEINAVDEDLVKMFSKNSNTQNNSGGNGGNQSFNSGEGYLRGYSVDNKGNIRLPYLGEMNVLGYTTVEVRKKLEKELWKMFKDKNDVFVTVKLAGIKFNVIGEIENPGPKVIYQNHVTIFDAIAFSGDITLVGNRKEVKIYRKSIEGNKVFTIDLTKVDALDSDLFYIKPNDIINVTPIKQKSLGTGTTGLQSLTTLLSVFSLVTSTILLVRNL
- a CDS encoding O-methyltransferase → MFYQHIQYLKFLTKSTNQHGVHSPFVYNLVTLSLYKKTDAKTLNEHTLFKKGLLNNKNFINVTDFGSGSKIFKSEKRQVSKIAKIAGISNKKTQLLIKLITYFKPENVLEIGTSLGIGTTAIHLANPKNNIITLEGCPETSKVAKNQFEKFEYKNIDLITGDFSQTLPEVTKDKMFDCIYFDGNHTKKATLHYFNECIKTTNNYSFFIFDDIYWNSEMQEAWKEIKNHPKVTVTVDVFYFGVVFFRKEQAKEHFKVRVL